The Glycine soja cultivar W05 chromosome 9, ASM419377v2, whole genome shotgun sequence sequence gataCATCGATCGTGGGTTAATagataatgaaaagaaataaatgtagTAGTTTTTTTACTAGCTAgtcattttaattaacttataatttatttcattaatttataaacttatttaatcaagaaaaaatatgGTAAACAATATTATCTCATCATCTCTTGTGGTATTTTTTATACGttgtttgaatttataatttataatttataaatttttttctaaattttatgcTCAATATTTCAAGTAAAATCTATCttagaatattatattattattttaaatcattatactattttttttattaaaatattttctttaaataaaaatggtaagagttcaaaattaactaaaaaactgTAAAactatagttattttaaaacatatgttttttctataaaaaaatggaacttatataaatatataattttacgtCGCCTTATAATTATTAGCTAATTTAACTACTAATTTTACCAACaaccaattttatatataagttaattaaGGAAGTTGAATGagtgaatatattttaattatatatctatAAGCGGGGGTTTGGTAGGAAAGGAATTTTTTGTGTCCGACTAAAAATTATGAATCTTGAGAATCATGTTTTTTGAAAATCAGTGAAATTATTTTGGTtcaccaataaaaatatttagataaattttcaaaaaaattaaagaattacataatatttttattaattatttaaattatatattatattaataaaaataatataacatttttactctagtaaaaaaaattaagctaaaaaaataagattctcACCTCTATCCGATAAGAAAACTAAAGTTTTCTTGAgaaattttgtaaaacaaataCTAAACAGGAGAAACTAAATATTCTCAACCCAAAATTTTCCAGAAAACTCAAATCATCTTCCTTACCAAATGCCTCCTAAGTATTTATGTAAGTGGTTGTTGAGTCCATTAATTTTGTATGCCCCTTGGACTGGAATGATATTTCCTCCCCccttaaattttatatcataaaaaatataaaaagaaaaaaatgttctaGCTTAATCTTAAAAGAAAGAGCTAGCATGTagtccaaatatatatatatatattcctcgATCAGGGGTGCACGACCTTGGTGAAGAATCAACAATGGTAGCTGGATAGTCCAATATTGCACTAGTCCTAAGCACGACATTCCTCTCTTTCTCCGCGTTCCAGCTTCCCAGCGCCACTCTTTAATTATCATGCACCCTACCATGTAGTAAGTTGTAAActtataaacatcaaataataatccgtTTCTATTGATTTTAAGTTCTGATTATACCAAACTCAAGTgcagtgtttgttttctttgttagCTAGACTCCTTTTACTGCAtactttgtatttatttgtatattcACTTAAGAGGATAATAAATAAACtatgaaatataataataacatttattatttctatcattttatttatgataaatgtACAAAGtgtttaaaagttaaataaagatttgaatataattaaaaataggttaaattaattttttaatcttttaatttattttttaaatttaaattgatttttaaaatttttttcgttcaatttgatctttattattttttaaaattaatttaatttagttcttcattataaaaaaatcatactttATGACAATTCAAATCTATCATTAAGTGATTTTAAatcattacaaaatatatatatttttcaaaaaaataaatcatatttaaaaattaaaaaaaatcaaagtaaataaaaaaatttaaagaatgaaattgaacttaaataataaattagtgggaaaaaacttatttaaccataaaaaaatatgatagctGTAAAAACACAACGTTACAAACAAGACATTTTGTTGAGTTTTGatctttatatttacatatatatatttgacaaaaataaagattaacGTAAAttcagcaaaaacaaaaaaaaaaaaaaagagattaataTAATCCAAAGGACAGCTAATCTTATTAAACTTATTTATGATACctgacattaatttttttgactcTCTTCAAAAAACTAATTTCAACAAATCAAATCTAAAGGAAATGGTCAATACTCGGGAACCagttattaaatttttcaaatatttccaGCAGAATATGTCACATTTTGCTACTACTATATAAAGACAGCACGAACCAGGAAACTATGCattcaagtttaatttcaatCCATAGAAGTTAATTAACATGGCACAAATTGAGAAATTGTTGGTAGCTTTGTTCCTTTTTGCAGTGGCACAAAGCATAATCCTCGTAGATGCCACCATTTCCAAAAGCATGTACATCACTTGGGGTTCTCAACATGCATCAATGCAGGGTGAAGACCTCCAACTTGTGTTGGATCAAACCTCAGGTGAAAACTCCATATATAATTGCATCCAATTTATATTATCTCAACAGATATATTTGTCTTGGACAATAGAAAACATTTGCATTTATGATCAAGAGAATAATAAAGTTGCGACTTGCAACCATGCTGCATTCTTTAATACTATGTTGCAATTGAAATGACAGGCAATAATGATCTACTAATCCAATTACATACAAGTGCAGATATATATCAggagaaacaaattaaattaatcattaatctaTCTAATGACTTAACTCTTAATTGACTGCATTGTTAAACTGTAATGAATAATTCCTCCAAAATTTCATCTTAATTAGAATATTTCAGTATGTTGATAGTATATAAGGCTCTTTTTTAATCTCTCCAAAATTTCACCTTAACTAGAATACTTGGTGTTGCATTTGAATTTCAGGATCTGCAGCTCAAACAAAGAAAGCATTCTTATTTGGAAGTATTGAATCGAGAATCAAGCTGGTCCCTGGTAATTCTGCAGGAACAGTTACTGCCTACTATGTAAGTTCACTGGTGCTGAAATTAAGCacctgattttttttcctattaaaaaAAGATGTAGTAGAGTTTCAGATATCAGCTAACTTCAACAAAATTGAATTAGTGAATAAAGTGGAAATATATAGATTTTACAAAAGGTAAAGTGCTAATTAATGCTTCATCACATAAAACGTGTGCAGCTATCCTCTACAGGAAGCCAACATGATGAGATAGATTTCGAGTTCTTAGGCAACATTTCAGGACAACCATACATTGTCCATACGAACATATACACACAAGGAAATGGAAGCAGGGAGCAACAATTTTACCTCTGGTTTGACCCAACTTCTGACTTTCACAATTACACCATTCATTGGAACCCCATTGAAGTTGTGTAAGTTGAAAAACTACTAAACTCTACCAGCACAAAGTTGATtcattattcatttttcttagttCTATAAGAAAGAAATAGTCAAACTAGTCATATACCTTTTTTCAATTGTATCATGATCTATGTTATTGATTTGTTATCTCAGCCTAAGGTGATGGCATATTGAtactttgttagttttttttgttaacaagAGGGATCGAATCTGCAACTTTTTCCTCCTTCCCTTATTTTTTAACCATCCAACTAACCTATGTTTCCGTATATGGATAGTGTACCAATATATTTAGACTATTTAATAGTTAAACCTTCTTCAATTGTATTATGATCTATATTATTGATTTGTTATCTCAGGTGGTATATTGATAGTATACCAATTAGGGTGTACCGAAACTATGAAAATGAGGGCATTGCTTACCCAAACAAGCAAGGAATGAGGGTTTATACTAGCCTGTGGAATGCAGATGATTGGGCCACTAGGGGTGGGCTTGTTAAGACCAATTGGAGTGGTGCACCATTCATAGCCAGATTTAATCATTTTAGAGCAAGGGCTTGTAAGTGGAATGGAGCAGTTAGTATCAACCAATGTGCCTTAAATTTCCCTGCCAATTGGTGGACCTCTCCCACATACAAGCAATTGAGTTATGCCAAATTGGGACAGATGAATTGGGTCAGGAACAATTACATGATCTATGATTATTGCAGAGATACCAAAAGATTCAATGGAATGATGCCTCCTGAATGCTTCAAGTCACAATTCTAAACATAATGAAGGCATGCAAGCTGAAACgtgttttttcatttaattattgttttttttgtcCCATTTGTTTGTGTTTCAATCTCTGTGATTTCATTCTTGttagccaattcaattgaataatGTACACTATTTTGTGTATTGCAATTCAGTTTCATCTTCATTCCATGCCCATGGGTTCTTAGTCATACCTGTATTATCTTACCTGTCAGAGTAAATTGATTATTGGACATTGTTTAGATGACAAATTTATTGTTGCTATTGATCTTACCAATATATTAGTCTACAAAGGGTTCCTACTTTCCAGCATACTCTTTATTGTAGATAAAATTTGTGTAACCTTGTATTTGGAATTGCGTTTTAAGCTACGTTAACACAGAAGCTACGCATTGTAGCATATGATGGATGCAACTTTTTCATTATCTGAATGTGAGACACCCACTAAGATATtgtgcatttgaatttctattggaaatctcaagaccATGGTTTGGGAAAAAGCTTGTCTCTTGCAGCTTTTCCTCAAACCATGATTTAGAAGTTATCAACTGAAATCTAAATATGCTATAAATAATATTGTGTGTCCTAacctaattaaatttatttagaaaaactaACATGGATTCACCAATAATAAAGATCATGTCTAATTCAccgaaaaaaaatatcatgtctCTTGTAGCTTTGATTAGTATAGTATAATATATAACTACGATGTTCAAATTTCCTCAAATAAGCACTAACTCGAATAAGAACAACCTACCCtataaaacaacattcaaacacgAAACATTGCCCTGTACCGCAAAACATGGCACATGTACACCCCATGGCAATAAAGCAGAGCTCCATGCATCATAATCAAGGCCTAGGATTCTACTTCAATATAGTCATCTCAGGGGACCAAAATTCATCATTCATTTCTTCAAAATCATTACTTGAAACACTTAAATTGTCCTAAcattttaatgaattaaaaaattttgatcCTCGAACACATTAAAAGAATAACATTTAGTTATATATCGGATAAAGTAATCAGTCAAGTCGAAGTGACATCTGACACATCCAAATCAAACATAGTCTTCGACCACGTATCCACATATCTCAAATAATACATCTCGACCTTTAACATGTACAAACAATAAGTATCATTCGGTCATGATTATCATCACTAAATCCGCTTAAGAATAATTACTCAGTTAGAAACACTTAAACATGATTAGGGAGAGTATTACTGTCTAATAATCATGATGTGATAAGCTCATAGACCTTAAGCCTAGCTAGGTTAGTATAAAAAGGAGTAGACATTAGGTAAAGAACTGATTCATTCTCACTTACTCACtatatatcattaataattCTGAGTCGAACCCTCACTAATACCTTTTACAGGTATCTTTACTTATGGACTCGAATTTTTGACAAGGAATAATATGCAGACTCCTTTCGACTCTAGAGACCCTTAAGCAAAAAGAAGAGTACCCGTTCCATTATTGACAGGaataaactataataaaatCAAGTATACAATCAAAAAAAGCTAATGATAAGTCAAATATACAATATCTAACCAAGCTTTCAGTGAAAACTAGAACAAGTATCAGTAGACAAATAAAGTTGGATACTCTACTCTCTTGCAAGAAATAATTCTTGCGCTGAGTTCTATAACTAACTAACGATGTTGGAATTTTGTTCCTTGGTTAGGAATTTAAGCAAAAGACAACAAAGATAACTTTTTCAGCGCAAAGGAACTGTAAGCAAAATAGACAACCGTTATACTCGCGCACTCGTACGCTAACTACAACAATACCCGTACTTAGAAGGAGTTGTATAATTAAGGCGGTTGCTTCGGTGTTATATATGTATACATCACCGTCTAGTGTGGCCACATAAGTCATACGTCGTTACatgattgaattatttttaagtcaCACATCTAATCAAAGTAACTGTctataattaaaagagaaatgCTAGCACACTTTTATTGTCTTTTAAAACTCTCTAATtagaatttattataaattcagattttgtttcttatttaataattctatctctttatttgtattaaatgaaaagtgaaatttattaaaatggatgatttttaataaattttaatcaataataaataatgtaacaaaGAATgtcactattattttttaatttaaaaaaaaatcatattttgctGATAgaatatcatttaaatttctttttcgaAAActtttctcatcatttttttcttaaatagtaTTATAATCTTGGAAAAAAAACAtgggtaaatatttttttatatacaatcaTTAAAActacattattatattttattgttatttttcagaaaattatatataattttaatttatgtaaaacgCAATATTCTGTCGATATCTGATTTGTTATCTAGTGAACACAAAAAGTAAGTtaataacttaaataatattatattcttcgattttattttcctacaaatttttatattatctctTTTGGTaagtattgaataaaaaataaaaatatttaatattttgaaacttgaaagttttaatgcatttaaaatttatcataaaagtaataaaataatttgtaagaaaaatagaattattctGATAACTTATCAGTTATCatgtttttatctattttatttttatctttggcCGGTTTCATATCCTAACTATCAAACCAGCCCTAGATCTTAAAAATGTAGTAGGATTGAACTTTCCAAAAAAGATTCTGACGGTGGAACTGGGAAACAACCTAGAACCGGGTCCGGTTGGGCCGTTGGCCGGGGTTGGAGTGAGACAAAATTGAAAGGACAAAAATACCCCCCGGGTGCATATTTGTGTTGTTCTGTTCTAAGCGAGTGGTTTTGGTTTCGGTGGTGTTGCTCTGAGATCGAAGCGTTTGTTATTGTAGAAGCAGCTGATACATAGATAGATAAGGATAGGGATAGGGTTAAGGCCATGGAGCGCATCATCGGCGCCAAGTACAAGCTAGGTCGCAAGATCGGAAGCGGATCCTTCGGCGAAATCTACCTcggtctctttctctctctgtcAATTTTTTCTTCACAAATCTCAATTCctgatttttattattgttgcttTCGATGTTGATGCTATTATGTTCTGATTGCGATTCAATTCAATTCTGCAGCCACTCATATTGATACCTTCGAGATCGTCGCCGTCAAGATTGTATGCTACTCCTacgcttttttttaaaaaaaaataaattaattagtgcAGTTTCAGCTTCGTTTCATTATTATCTGATTATTTTTTGCGTAGTCATGCATTTTAGCGGATTCGGATTCTTAAACTCttcgatttttgttttgttgtttattttttgcaGGAAAACGGTAAAACGAAGCATCCGCAATTGCTTTATGAGGCCAAGCTCTACAATATTCTTCAAGGAGGAAGTatgctctttttttccttttttcttaatAGCTTGGTG is a genomic window containing:
- the LOC114425460 gene encoding probable xyloglucan endotransglucosylase/hydrolase protein 26, producing the protein MAQIEKLLVALFLFAVAQSIILVDATISKSMYITWGSQHASMQGEDLQLVLDQTSGSAAQTKKAFLFGSIESRIKLVPGNSAGTVTAYYLSSTGSQHDEIDFEFLGNISGQPYIVHTNIYTQGNGSREQQFYLWFDPTSDFHNYTIHWNPIEVVWYIDSIPIRVYRNYENEGIAYPNKQGMRVYTSLWNADDWATRGGLVKTNWSGAPFIARFNHFRARACKWNGAVSINQCALNFPANWWTSPTYKQLSYAKLGQMNWVRNNYMIYDYCRDTKRFNGMMPPECFKSQF